The Epinephelus lanceolatus isolate andai-2023 chromosome 8, ASM4190304v1, whole genome shotgun sequence genome includes a window with the following:
- the LOC117258992 gene encoding ninjurin-1, translating into MNHYANKKSAAESMLDVALLMANASQLKAVLDQGPNFSFYTPIVTLISISLCLQVTVGLLLIFIVRWNLNDEQKHWELNLIENLATSLVFIIVVVNVFITAFGVHRPNRSD; encoded by the exons ATGAACCACTATGCTAATAAGAAGAGTGCAGCTGAGAGCATGCTGGATGTGGCTCTACTGATGGCTAACGCCTCCCAGCTAAAGGCTGTGCTGGACCAGGGGCCAAACTTCTCTTTTTACACTCCCATCGTCACCTTAATCAGCAtctccctctgtctgcaggTCACAGTCGGGCTCCTGCTCATCTTCATAG TCCGATGGAACCTGAATGATGAGCAAAAGCACTGGGAGCTGAACCTTATAGAGAACTTGGCCACAAGCCTGGTTTTTATCATAGTGGTGGTCAACGTCTTCATCACAGCCTTTGGAGTCCACAGGCCGAACCGCAGCGACTGA